The sequence below is a genomic window from Actinomycetota bacterium.
AGCTGTTCGCCTCGGACACCGCGATGCGCGTGACGACCGACGCCGTGCAGGTGCACGGCGGCTACGGCTACATCGAGGAGTTCCCCGTCGAGCGTTACATGCGCGAGGCCAAGGTGCTGCAGATCGTGGAAGGCACCAATCAGATCCAGCGGCTCGTGATCGGCCGCTCGCTCGGTCGCGACTAACGCGTGACGGTTCTGTGGACCGACGCCGTCGTGCTCGGTCCCGACGGCGCCGACACCGGGCTCCGCGCGCTGGCGGTGGATCCTCCATGGATCGTTTGGGTCGGCCGGAGCCCCGCTCACGCTCCTCGATGCGATCGCCGCGTCTCGCTCAAAGGCCGCCGCGTGTCGCCGGGCTTCGTCGACGCGCACGCGCACCTCACGATGACCGGGCTCGTGATGGAGGGCGTCGATCTGTCGGCGGCGCGCAGTGCGCTCGCTGTGCGACGCGAGCTCGCGCGGTTCGTCGCGCGTGATCCGAGGCGCTTGGTCTGGGGAACCGGCTGGGACGACGCCGCGCCGGGATGGCGGGGCAGGGGGCCGGTCGGGGAAGACCTGGATCGTGCGTCCCCGAACCGGTTCGT
It includes:
- a CDS encoding acyl-CoA dehydrogenase family protein; amino-acid sequence: LFASDTAMRVTTDAVQVHGGYGYIEEFPVERYMREAKVLQIVEGTNQIQRLVIGRSLGRD